A genomic stretch from Pirellulales bacterium includes:
- a CDS encoding DUF4058 family protein, with product MPTGLPGTPGERGSFGGGPCAPASNKLPGEGQRLYRPKQQELNEGGASLVEIDLLRAGEHVLNVPSSRIPRAYRTPYRVCVRRGWRPRRVERYRAPLEKRLPKIQIPLLETDQDVTLDLQSLIELCYRNGRYDRIDYTVDPGSPFDPPTAAWANELLKAKGLR from the coding sequence TTGCCAACAGGCCTTCCTGGGACGCCAGGCGAGCGCGGGTCTTTTGGAGGAGGACCTTGCGCGCCAGCATCAAACAAACTGCCTGGCGAGGGACAACGGCTCTACCGGCCAAAGCAACAGGAATTGAACGAGGGCGGCGCCAGCTTGGTCGAGATCGACTTGCTGCGCGCCGGCGAGCACGTGCTCAACGTGCCAAGCAGTCGCATTCCACGCGCGTATCGGACTCCTTACCGCGTGTGCGTGCGGCGCGGTTGGCGTCCGCGGCGGGTCGAGCGTTACCGCGCTCCGCTCGAAAAACGTTTGCCGAAGATTCAGATACCCCTGCTCGAAACGGATCAGGATGTGACGCTTGACCTGCAATCTCTGATTGAACTATGCTATCGCAATGGCCGGTACGATCGGATCGATTACACCGTCGATCCCGGTTCTCCGTTTGATCCCCCAACCGCCGCTTGGGCGAATGAACTGCTGAAGGCGAAGGGGCTGCGGTAG
- a CDS encoding nucleoside deaminase has product MIEPEDLMRLAIDQCRAGIERGESPFGCAIAVGDRLVALSHNVVLSTNDITAHAEIAALREACRAEGRIHFPDALVATTCEPCPMCTAALHWARAGKVVYGATIDDATSAGFNELRLSCHELVRLSGSRLVLASGVLPEECRQLFLEWKQRSPDPRTY; this is encoded by the coding sequence ATGATCGAACCGGAAGACTTGATGCGGCTGGCCATCGACCAGTGCCGCGCCGGCATCGAGCGCGGCGAAAGCCCGTTCGGCTGTGCCATCGCCGTCGGCGACCGCCTGGTGGCGCTCAGCCACAACGTCGTTCTTTCCACGAACGACATTACGGCCCACGCCGAAATCGCCGCACTGCGTGAGGCCTGCCGCGCGGAGGGCCGAATCCATTTTCCCGACGCGCTGGTCGCGACGACTTGCGAGCCGTGCCCGATGTGTACGGCGGCCTTGCACTGGGCCCGCGCGGGCAAGGTGGTGTACGGCGCCACGATCGACGATGCCACGTCGGCCGGCTTCAACGAGCTGCGGCTGTCGTGTCACGAGCTGGTCCGGCTCAGCGGCAGCCGGCTGGTGCTGGCTTCAGGAGTGCTGCCGGAGGAGTGCCGGCAATTGTTCCTGGAGTGGAAACAGCGGTCGCCCGATCCGCGCACGTATTGA